The Euzebyales bacterium nucleotide sequence GACCGCGTCGGCCAGCATGCGGTCGGGGTCGACCACGTGTGACAGCGAGCAGTTGCCGGCCACCACGTCGAACGTGCGGTCGCGGAACGGCAGCGCGCGCCCGTCGGCGCCGACGCCGCGTCGTCGGTGGCTGCCGGTACGTACGAGCATGTCGACCGCCACATCGGCGTCGACGCACGTCGCGCCCCGCTGCCTGGCCGCGTCACCGAGCACACCGGTGCCCGCACCGACGTCGAGCACCGTGGCTCCGTCGAGCGCCTCGGGGCAGTGGTCGAGCAGCGCGGCCGCCAACCGGCCGTACACCAGGTCAGGCCCGGACGCCCACGCCGTGGCCGCCTCGTCGTAGGCCGTGCGCGTGTCCCGCTCCAGCTCGCTCACGGCGGCGATCCTTCCACGGCGGTACCAGGCCGGCAACGCTCGCGGTGGGTGCTCTGTGGGGCTCGGTCGCGGGTGGCGACCGACGCAGTCGCGTGCGCCGCGAGCTCAGCGCGGTGGGTGCACGCCGAGCTCGTCCAGGACACGGTCGAACAGGCGGTGGGCGGCCGCGCGGGCGTGGGGCGCGAGCTGCGTCGTCTGCCGGCGCAGCCGCTCGACGTCGATGCCCCGGTCGACCAGTTCGTCGCCGGACGTCGCGATCCACAGATCGAGGATGTCCGGCGTCACCTCGGGATGGAACTGCACGCACAGCTGGCGGTCCCGCCGCCAGGCCTGCACGCCAGCGGCGGACCGTGCCAGGATGCCCGCGCCGGGCGGCGGCAGGAGCGTGTCGAAGTGCCACTCCAGCCATGGTCCCGGCGCGATGATCTCGGGGTCCTCGGTCTCGATCTCGTACCATCCGATCTCGGGTGTGCTGGCACGTGTGACCGTCCCTCCGAGGGC carries:
- a CDS encoding type 1 glutamine amidotransferase → MSALFIAHEADVLPGYLGEAAERRGIAVDMCDLWDGATLPEPGTHDLIVPLGSAEAAYDDAVPWLATELDLLRDAAAVDVPIFGVCFGAQALARALGGTVTRASTPEIGWYEIETEDPEIIAPGPWLEWHFDTLLPPPGAGILARSAAGVQAWRRDRQLCVQFHPEVTPDILDLWIATSGDELVDRGIDVERLRRQTTQLAPHARAAAHRLFDRVLDELGVHPPR